In Deinococcus proteolyticus MRP, a single genomic region encodes these proteins:
- a CDS encoding DUF1028 domain-containing protein, with protein sequence MTFSIVGRDPKTGDLGVAVASKFLAVGAVVPYVRFGVGAVATQSYANPTFGPRGLDLLAAGQSPEGVAARFEEGDPDYAQRQFGLVSASGQSLSYTGSECHAWAGGLSGPDYAIQGNILTGPEVAQAMLTAWQAAENQPLPRRLLAALQAGDRAGGDKRGRQSAALLCAGQGRGYGGLSDDWVNLRADDHADPCAELERLLDIHDLLFGRPGETRPLSAEELTWLRGVLEREGYAQNFAAGEWDAATEQATWDLYGTENLEERWADGGKFDPQALKYLQEKFGKP encoded by the coding sequence ATGACTTTTTCCATCGTGGGCCGTGACCCCAAGACCGGCGACCTGGGCGTAGCCGTGGCCAGCAAGTTTCTGGCGGTAGGTGCCGTGGTGCCCTACGTCCGTTTCGGTGTGGGCGCCGTCGCCACCCAGAGCTACGCCAACCCCACCTTTGGCCCGCGTGGGCTGGACCTGCTGGCCGCCGGCCAGAGCCCGGAAGGGGTGGCCGCCCGGTTCGAAGAAGGCGACCCCGACTATGCCCAGCGGCAGTTCGGGCTGGTCAGTGCCAGCGGCCAGAGCCTGAGCTACACCGGCAGCGAATGCCACGCCTGGGCCGGCGGGCTGAGCGGGCCCGACTACGCCATTCAGGGCAACATCCTGACCGGGCCGGAAGTGGCGCAGGCCATGCTGACCGCCTGGCAGGCGGCCGAAAATCAGCCGCTGCCCCGGCGCCTGCTGGCTGCCCTCCAAGCGGGCGACCGAGCCGGCGGAGACAAGAGAGGCCGGCAGTCGGCCGCGCTGCTGTGCGCCGGTCAGGGCCGGGGCTACGGCGGTCTCAGCGACGACTGGGTCAACCTGCGTGCCGACGACCACGCCGACCCCTGCGCCGAGCTGGAGCGGCTGCTGGACATCCACGACCTGCTGTTCGGACGGCCCGGGGAGACGCGGCCTCTCAGCGCGGAGGAGCTGACCTGGCTGCGCGGTGTGCTGGAGCGTGAAGGCTACGCGCAGAACTTCGCTGCCGGCGAGTGGGACGCAGCCACCGAGCAGGCGACCTGGGACCTGTACGGCACCGAAAATCTGGAAGAGCGCTGGGCAGACGGTGGGAAGTTCGACCCCCAGGCCCTGAAGTACCTGCAAGAGAAATTCGGCAAGCCCTGA
- the glgC gene encoding glucose-1-phosphate adenylyltransferase gives MKPRVLGMILAGGQGSRLAPLTSLRSKPSVPFASKYRIIDFAINNLINSGIFSVYVLTQYKAQSLTEHISRGWRFGTFLPDYFITVVPAQMTLYEELGSAWYRGTADAVYQNLNLVRDFDADYVAILSGDHIYKMNLEDMLQKHIDSKADISIAAYPMPRSEAHRFGVMGIDETGRIREFMEKPADPPGMPEDPETALTSMGNYIFSRKALMELLDISINDADQGFDFGQDVIPHALRSDYHVQAYDFHQNPIPGQDLPNTYWRDVGTIDAYFEASMDLVSVKPDFGLYNTRWPLRTSSEFSPPAKFVHESEGRKGQAFNSILAGGVIISGGTVRDSVLSRDVRINSYSLVESCVLFDGVEVGRGTQLKRVIVDKDVCIPPNTRIGYDHDEDRARGFTVSEGGVVVVPKGYQFNRT, from the coding sequence ATGAAACCACGTGTACTCGGAATGATTCTGGCCGGTGGGCAGGGCTCACGGCTGGCACCACTCACTTCGCTGCGCTCCAAGCCTTCGGTGCCGTTTGCCAGCAAATACCGCATCATTGACTTTGCCATCAACAATCTCATCAACTCGGGCATATTCTCGGTCTATGTGCTGACCCAGTACAAGGCCCAGAGCCTGACCGAGCACATCTCGCGGGGCTGGCGCTTCGGCACTTTCTTGCCCGACTACTTCATTACGGTGGTTCCGGCCCAGATGACCCTGTACGAAGAGCTGGGCTCGGCCTGGTACCGGGGCACCGCCGACGCCGTGTACCAGAACCTGAACCTGGTCCGCGACTTCGATGCCGACTACGTGGCGATTCTGAGCGGCGACCATATCTACAAGATGAACCTGGAAGACATGCTGCAAAAGCACATCGACTCCAAGGCCGATATTTCCATCGCTGCCTACCCGATGCCGCGCAGCGAGGCGCACCGCTTCGGCGTGATGGGGATAGACGAGACGGGCCGCATTCGGGAATTCATGGAAAAGCCCGCCGACCCTCCCGGCATGCCTGAAGACCCTGAGACAGCGCTGACCAGCATGGGCAACTACATCTTCAGCCGCAAGGCCCTGATGGAACTGCTGGACATCTCCATCAACGACGCCGACCAGGGCTTCGACTTCGGGCAGGACGTGATTCCGCACGCGCTGCGCAGCGACTACCACGTGCAGGCCTACGATTTTCACCAGAACCCCATTCCGGGCCAGGACCTGCCCAACACCTACTGGCGCGACGTGGGCACCATCGACGCCTACTTCGAGGCCAGCATGGACCTGGTGTCGGTCAAGCCGGACTTCGGGCTGTACAACACCCGCTGGCCGCTGCGGACCAGCAGCGAGTTCAGCCCGCCGGCCAAGTTCGTGCACGAGTCCGAGGGCCGCAAGGGCCAGGCGTTCAACTCGATTCTGGCCGGCGGCGTCATCATCTCGGGCGGCACGGTGCGCGACTCGGTGCTCAGCCGCGACGTCCGGATCAACTCCTACTCGCTGGTCGAGTCCTGCGTGCTGTTTGACGGAGTGGAAGTGGGCCGGGGCACCCAGCTCAAGCGCGTGATTGTGGACAAGGACGTGTGTATTCCCCCCAACACCCGTATCGGCTACGACCACGACGAGGACCGCGCCCGTGGGTTCACAGTCAGCGAAGGTGGCGTGGTGGTGGTGCCCAAGGGCTACCAGTTCAACCGCACCTGA
- the miaA gene encoding tRNA (adenosine(37)-N6)-dimethylallyltransferase MiaA produces MPAALPCLPILTAPTAAGKSALALRLAQDCGLELISADAFTVYRGLDIGTAKPSAAERTQVPHHLMDVVDVTENYDVARWVADAEATAARLLAQGRRPLVVGGTGFYLRALTTGLPLAPAADPEMRAAVEAELAERGLDALLADIAAVRPDQLPRMERNPRRVVRALEVYRRSGHFPADFGWRGPRFAAQVFAFSPPLPELDARIAQRTQALLAAGWPQEAQWLAEQVPPDTSPLPTAWQALGYREALALAQGEVTLEQAAAAITGATRRYAKRQRTFIRTQLGAELLTAQAAEAALRQLLGTRHGL; encoded by the coding sequence ATGCCCGCTGCACTTCCTTGCTTGCCTATTCTCACCGCCCCCACCGCTGCGGGCAAATCGGCGCTGGCCCTGCGGCTGGCACAGGACTGCGGGCTGGAACTGATCAGCGCCGACGCCTTTACGGTGTACCGGGGGCTGGACATCGGCACCGCCAAGCCGAGCGCGGCCGAGCGGACGCAGGTGCCCCACCACCTGATGGACGTGGTGGACGTGACCGAGAACTACGACGTGGCCCGCTGGGTGGCCGACGCCGAGGCCACTGCCGCCCGGCTGCTGGCGCAGGGCCGCCGCCCGCTGGTGGTGGGCGGCACCGGCTTTTATCTGCGGGCACTCACCACCGGGCTGCCGCTGGCCCCCGCCGCCGACCCAGAAATGCGGGCCGCCGTGGAAGCCGAGCTGGCAGAGCGTGGCCTGGACGCCCTGCTGGCCGACATCGCCGCCGTGCGCCCCGACCAGCTGCCTAGAATGGAGCGCAATCCACGCCGGGTGGTGCGGGCGCTGGAAGTGTACCGGCGTAGCGGGCACTTTCCGGCCGACTTCGGGTGGCGAGGGCCACGCTTCGCCGCGCAGGTGTTCGCCTTCAGCCCGCCGCTGCCGGAGCTGGACGCCCGCATCGCGCAGCGGACACAGGCACTGTTGGCCGCCGGCTGGCCGCAGGAGGCGCAGTGGCTGGCAGAGCAGGTGCCTCCAGACACCTCCCCCCTGCCCACTGCCTGGCAGGCCCTGGGCTACCGCGAAGCGCTGGCCCTGGCCCAGGGTGAAGTGACCCTGGAGCAGGCCGCCGCCGCCATCACCGGGGCCACTCGGCGCTATGCCAAGCGGCAGCGCACCTTTATCCGCACGCAGCTGGGTGCGGAGCTGCTGACCGCGCAGGCGGCCGAAGCTGCCCTGCGCCAGCTGCTGGGCACCAGACACGGACTCTGA
- a CDS encoding Hsp20/alpha crystallin family protein: MNEPTLARLQQLMTVREEAEGLLGYGETRGFTPAADWLDGGAHLTLLLDVPAVEAQSLEMEEDGDRLTVAGVRTSLPPGAGRLLQSERRAGAFSRTLVFPEPVVPGSGEASLEAGVLRVRFTKLHPTIDAACHELDTEDEKETEGEQR, encoded by the coding sequence ATGAACGAACCTACCCTGGCAAGGTTGCAGCAGCTGATGACCGTGCGTGAGGAAGCCGAAGGGCTGCTCGGGTACGGCGAGACCCGTGGCTTTACTCCGGCAGCCGACTGGCTGGACGGGGGCGCTCACCTGACGCTGCTGCTGGACGTGCCGGCGGTGGAAGCCCAGAGCCTGGAAATGGAAGAAGACGGCGACCGCCTGACCGTGGCAGGCGTGCGTACCAGCCTGCCGCCGGGTGCGGGCCGGTTGCTGCAGTCCGAGCGGCGGGCCGGCGCATTCTCGCGTACGCTGGTGTTTCCCGAGCCCGTGGTGCCCGGCAGCGGCGAGGCCAGCCTGGAAGCGGGCGTGCTGCGGGTGCGCTTTACCAAGCTGCACCCCACCATTGACGCCGCCTGCCATGAACTGGACACCGAAGACGAGAAAGAAACCGAAGGAGAACAGCGATGA
- a CDS encoding RNA-binding S4 domain-containing protein has protein sequence MNEDIRGPREYGDQESMDLQDFLKIGGLVETGGEAKFRIQGGEVRLNGEVETRRRRKVKRGDVVEIYGERVEVNW, from the coding sequence ATGAACGAAGACATCCGTGGGCCGCGCGAATACGGCGACCAGGAGAGCATGGACCTGCAGGACTTCCTGAAAATTGGGGGGCTGGTGGAAACCGGTGGCGAGGCCAAATTCCGCATTCAAGGCGGCGAGGTGCGGCTGAACGGCGAGGTAGAAACCCGCCGCCGCCGCAAGGTGAAACGCGGTGACGTGGTGGAAATCTACGGCGAGCGCGTGGAAGTGAACTGGTGA
- a CDS encoding DUF1684 domain-containing protein, with protein sequence MNDLHVQEAGAYAAGLLAWWAAREQAFREGRGPLRGAALEGFAGLSRYVPDPAWAWTLPVQRLGDFPAEVQFPATDGAVKWWGAFGQVTPALPGVGPVTLTLYTPLGEERPAQAFLPFRDVTSGQETYGLGRYLDVPLSWAGESVSAQLDFNRAYFPSCAYGEGFSCPLPPQEHWLSVAVRAGERLPE encoded by the coding sequence GTGAATGACCTGCACGTTCAGGAGGCCGGCGCTTACGCTGCCGGGCTGCTGGCGTGGTGGGCGGCGCGGGAGCAGGCTTTCCGTGAGGGGCGGGGGCCGCTGCGGGGCGCAGCGCTGGAAGGCTTTGCCGGCCTGAGCCGCTACGTGCCCGACCCTGCCTGGGCCTGGACCCTGCCGGTGCAGCGCCTGGGTGACTTTCCAGCCGAGGTGCAGTTTCCGGCCACGGACGGCGCGGTGAAGTGGTGGGGCGCATTCGGGCAGGTCACTCCGGCGCTCCCAGGAGTTGGGCCGGTTACGCTGACCCTCTATACGCCACTGGGAGAAGAACGCCCAGCCCAGGCCTTCTTACCGTTCCGCGATGTCACCAGCGGTCAGGAAACCTACGGCCTGGGGCGCTACCTGGACGTGCCGCTGAGCTGGGCTGGTGAAAGCGTGTCCGCCCAGCTGGACTTCAACCGCGCCTACTTTCCCAGCTGTGCTTACGGCGAGGGGTTCAGCTGCCCGCTGCCGCCGCAGGAGCACTGGCTGAGTGTGGCGGTGCGGGCAGGCGAACGCTTGCCCGAATAA
- a CDS encoding ComF family protein, protein MRNRLDLHGLAHWLRLALPRACPGCGGQLGQAAGLCWHCRAGLRPRVERHSPLSPFQEPHLVTLGRYQGPVRRAVRALKYGQAREVAPVLGGLLASAVPDQWQVVGVVPVPLHPARERERGFNQAGLLAAAIADTLQVPYAPAALRRERRTQQQAKLSGEERRQNVAGAFAADASQLSEGAVLLVDDVLTTGHTLRACREALRAQGVEEFYYAVAAH, encoded by the coding sequence ATGCGGAACAGACTGGACCTGCATGGCCTGGCGCACTGGCTGCGGCTGGCCCTCCCCCGCGCCTGCCCTGGCTGCGGAGGACAGCTGGGGCAGGCAGCCGGGCTGTGCTGGCACTGCCGCGCCGGACTGCGCCCGCGTGTCGAGCGGCACTCTCCCCTCTCGCCTTTCCAGGAGCCGCATCTGGTCACGCTGGGACGCTACCAGGGGCCGGTGCGGCGAGCGGTGCGGGCGCTGAAATACGGGCAGGCACGGGAGGTCGCGCCGGTGCTGGGCGGGCTGCTGGCTTCGGCCGTGCCGGACCAGTGGCAGGTGGTGGGCGTGGTGCCGGTGCCGCTGCACCCGGCCCGCGAGCGCGAACGGGGATTCAATCAGGCCGGCCTGCTGGCCGCCGCCATTGCCGACACCCTGCAAGTGCCCTACGCTCCCGCTGCCCTGCGGCGCGAACGCCGCACCCAGCAGCAAGCCAAGCTGAGCGGCGAGGAGCGCCGGCAGAACGTGGCCGGGGCCTTTGCCGCCGACGCCTCGCAGCTTTCAGAAGGAGCTGTGTTGCTGGTGGACGACGTGCTGACCACCGGCCACACCCTACGGGCCTGCCGCGAGGCACTGCGGGCACAGGGTGTAGAGGAGTTCTATTACGCGGTGGCCGCGCACTGA
- a CDS encoding 23S rRNA (pseudouridine(1915)-N(3))-methyltransferase RlmH: MRLHLITVGEPRLKYAQLGWDEYEKRLRRYHKVQVSRVSGKTQQAESEAVLRAAGRAPLVLLDPRGQEFTSEGLSAWLDAQAVSGTGELAFAIGGPEGHTDALRAQAARLWSFGGLTLPHDLAMVVLLEALYRASTISAGEPYHRG, from the coding sequence ATGCGCCTGCACCTGATTACCGTGGGAGAACCTCGGCTGAAATACGCCCAGCTGGGCTGGGACGAATACGAAAAGCGCCTGCGCCGTTATCACAAGGTGCAGGTTAGCCGTGTCAGCGGCAAGACCCAGCAGGCCGAAAGCGAGGCGGTGCTGCGGGCGGCAGGACGCGCTCCGCTGGTGCTGCTGGACCCACGTGGTCAGGAGTTCACCTCCGAGGGCCTCAGCGCGTGGCTGGACGCCCAGGCCGTGAGCGGCACCGGCGAGCTGGCCTTCGCCATCGGCGGGCCGGAGGGCCACACCGACGCACTGCGTGCCCAGGCCGCCCGGCTGTGGAGCTTCGGGGGCCTGACCCTCCCGCACGACCTGGCGATGGTGGTGCTGCTGGAAGCCCTGTACCGCGCCAGCACCATCAGCGCGGGCGAGCCGTACCACCGGGGCTAG
- the aroC gene encoding chorismate synthase gives MRFLTAGESHGPRLTAIIEGLPSQLPLGKADIDPWLKKRQGGYGRGRRMVIESDEVQLMSGVRGGVTTGAPVTLDIENRDHRNWTEIMDPEAGNWPRKKALTDARPGHADLTGGIKYRHKDLRDVLERASARETAARVAVGSVALKLLGELGIEGANFVRRLAAVEVDSPFSWEHLDAIENSDLRTWDEGAAAQMREQIDRAKESGDTLGGILEVRFRGLPVGLGSFTHWDRKLDGRIAGAVMSVQAMKGVEIGRAFENASRPGSGVHDALYLDPAKGYRRETNGAGGLEGGMTNGEELIVRVAMKPIATLMRPLPTVNVVTHAASDAARERSDTTAVPAAGVILQCVIGWVLAEAVLEKFGGDTLPEIQERVAAARAYAAQY, from the coding sequence ATGCGCTTTCTGACCGCCGGAGAGTCCCACGGGCCGCGCCTGACCGCCATCATTGAGGGCCTGCCCTCCCAGCTGCCCCTGGGCAAAGCTGACATTGACCCCTGGCTGAAAAAGCGCCAGGGCGGCTATGGCCGGGGCCGGCGCATGGTCATCGAGTCGGATGAGGTGCAGCTGATGAGCGGTGTACGCGGAGGGGTCACCACCGGCGCTCCGGTCACGCTGGATATTGAGAACCGCGACCACCGCAACTGGACCGAAATCATGGACCCGGAGGCGGGCAATTGGCCGCGCAAAAAAGCCCTGACCGACGCCCGGCCCGGGCACGCCGACCTGACCGGCGGGATCAAGTACCGGCACAAGGACTTGCGCGACGTGCTGGAGCGGGCCTCGGCGCGTGAGACGGCGGCGCGGGTGGCGGTGGGCAGTGTGGCCCTCAAGCTGCTCGGTGAACTGGGCATCGAGGGCGCCAATTTTGTGCGGCGCCTGGCAGCGGTGGAGGTGGACTCGCCCTTCAGCTGGGAGCATTTGGACGCCATCGAGAACAGCGACCTGCGTACCTGGGACGAGGGAGCGGCCGCGCAGATGCGCGAGCAGATTGACCGTGCGAAGGAAAGCGGCGACACGCTGGGCGGCATTCTGGAAGTGCGCTTCCGGGGGCTACCGGTGGGCCTGGGCAGCTTCACGCACTGGGACCGCAAGCTGGACGGGCGCATTGCCGGTGCGGTCATGAGCGTGCAGGCCATGAAGGGCGTGGAAATCGGCCGCGCCTTCGAGAACGCCAGCCGCCCCGGCAGCGGGGTCCACGACGCGCTGTATCTGGACCCGGCGAAGGGCTACCGCCGCGAGACCAACGGCGCCGGCGGGTTGGAAGGCGGCATGACCAACGGCGAGGAGCTGATTGTGCGGGTCGCCATGAAGCCCATCGCCACGCTGATGAGGCCGCTGCCCACTGTGAATGTGGTGACCCACGCGGCCAGCGACGCGGCCCGCGAACGCAGCGACACCACGGCCGTGCCGGCCGCCGGGGTCATCCTCCAGTGCGTGATCGGCTGGGTGCTGGCCGAAGCCGTGCTGGAAAAGTTCGGCGGCGACACCCTGCCAGAGATTCAGGAGCGGGTGGCGGCAGCGCGGGCCTACGCCGCGCAGTACTGA
- a CDS encoding secretin N-terminal domain-containing protein, which produces MKYATALFVTAALGLGAAQTAPVSSAPAAAQTQSAASDPALSRANITIETGRYQGPLSGLLGAIAKSAGYELVLEVNVDTLAAEGAQARPVAYSFRDKPFNEVWPLLMDVYGLNYTVTELGGQPVLRVSNTPVQRVVRLQNADPVAAAEQVKLFFGSPVYSETAQTNAAGANVATTRTIVDVKLDSPTLRIIPDARNRSVIIRGNNAEITQVERLLRELDQDPRGTLASTSAGPSVQEIYSVNGDVKELSTFITAEYPGIRVSTVGSSKQLVLRGAQEDVAQALTLLTKIDPASGAATQRVFQLVNAKADDVKQVLTDTLARQVTGAAINSAGTTGSREVTSTSSAGTNSSAGTNSTVSGTNTALGDATRLASQEATIIADPRTNSLIVRGTPTQVAQIAELIPTLDRKVPQINLQVRIQEINEEATKTLGVNWRVTAGGFNVGILPSGLTASFNPLQTVTGFNIFPALNALESQRVAKRVYDGTVSMQSGQGSLNAGTGSQDASSTAAASIRSGGRLELNIIGAEGSNIEKTIPYGVVLDFFEPSVAPDGTITLRVRGQINELRNREALNAALASGGAPSLLDFLNSDAQTKISFKSGETVLLAGLMAENNSTTKSGLPFLSQIPGLGALAGEQSTTNNGTQMLFVITGDIIE; this is translated from the coding sequence ATGAAATACGCAACTGCCCTGTTTGTCACTGCCGCCCTGGGCCTGGGCGCCGCTCAGACGGCCCCGGTCTCCTCTGCTCCCGCCGCTGCCCAGACCCAGAGTGCGGCCAGCGACCCCGCCCTGTCCCGGGCCAACATCACCATCGAGACTGGCCGCTACCAGGGCCCGCTTTCCGGCCTGCTGGGCGCCATTGCCAAGTCGGCTGGCTACGAGCTGGTGCTGGAAGTGAACGTGGACACCCTGGCCGCCGAAGGCGCGCAGGCCCGCCCGGTCGCCTACTCCTTCCGCGACAAGCCCTTCAACGAAGTCTGGCCGCTCTTGATGGACGTGTATGGGCTGAACTACACGGTGACGGAGTTGGGAGGACAGCCGGTATTGCGCGTAAGCAACACTCCCGTGCAGCGCGTGGTGAGGCTGCAAAACGCCGACCCGGTGGCCGCCGCCGAGCAGGTCAAGCTGTTTTTTGGCAGCCCGGTGTATTCCGAGACCGCTCAGACCAATGCAGCGGGCGCCAATGTCGCTACCACACGGACCATCGTGGACGTGAAGCTCGACTCGCCTACGCTGCGCATCATTCCCGATGCCCGCAACCGCAGCGTGATTATTCGCGGAAACAACGCAGAAATTACCCAGGTGGAGCGCCTGCTGCGTGAACTGGACCAGGACCCGCGTGGAACACTGGCCAGCACCAGTGCGGGTCCCAGTGTCCAGGAAATCTACTCGGTCAACGGAGACGTTAAGGAGCTGAGCACCTTCATTACCGCCGAGTACCCCGGCATCCGGGTTTCCACCGTAGGCAGCAGCAAACAGTTGGTGCTGCGCGGCGCTCAGGAGGACGTAGCACAGGCCCTCACTCTGCTGACGAAGATAGACCCGGCATCAGGCGCTGCCACTCAGCGGGTATTCCAACTGGTCAATGCTAAAGCTGACGATGTCAAGCAGGTGCTGACCGACACGCTGGCCCGGCAGGTTACCGGCGCTGCCATCAATTCCGCGGGTACCACCGGCTCCCGTGAAGTGACTTCCACCAGCAGTGCAGGAACCAACAGCAGTGCAGGAACCAACAGTACCGTGAGCGGGACCAACACGGCTCTGGGCGACGCTACCCGGCTGGCCTCTCAGGAGGCCACCATCATCGCTGACCCCCGCACCAACAGCCTGATTGTGCGCGGCACCCCCACCCAGGTGGCCCAGATTGCCGAACTGATTCCGACCCTTGACCGCAAGGTGCCGCAAATCAACCTGCAGGTGCGGATTCAGGAAATCAACGAGGAAGCCACCAAGACCCTGGGAGTCAACTGGCGCGTGACGGCGGGCGGCTTCAACGTGGGGATTCTGCCCAGCGGCCTGACTGCCAGCTTCAACCCGCTGCAGACCGTGACCGGCTTCAACATCTTCCCAGCGCTGAATGCCCTGGAATCGCAGCGCGTGGCCAAGCGGGTCTACGACGGCACCGTCAGCATGCAGAGCGGCCAGGGCAGCCTGAATGCGGGAACCGGCAGCCAGGACGCTTCTTCGACCGCTGCCGCGTCTATCCGCTCGGGCGGCCGCCTGGAGCTGAACATCATCGGGGCCGAGGGCAGCAATATTGAGAAAACCATTCCTTACGGCGTGGTGCTGGACTTCTTCGAGCCGTCTGTGGCCCCTGACGGCACCATCACCTTGCGCGTGCGCGGCCAGATCAACGAGCTGCGTAACCGCGAGGCACTCAATGCTGCCCTTGCTTCGGGAGGTGCTCCCAGCCTGCTTGACTTCCTGAACAGCGACGCCCAGACCAAGATTTCGTTCAAGAGCGGCGAAACCGTGCTGCTGGCCGGCCTGATGGCCGAGAACAACTCCACGACCAAGTCGGGCCTGCCTTTCCTGTCGCAGATTCCCGGCCTGGGCGCCCTGGCCGGCGAGCAGAGCACCACCAACAACGGCACCCAGATGCTGTTCGTGATTACCGGCGACATCATCGAATAA
- a CDS encoding type 4a pilus biogenesis protein PilO — MTKTRLDPKYIFFLALALSFLVLGLWYTFRYQARQQEIATLKTDIEAAELKVSQYRQAEARLPALREEVAGLRQERAEFVAALPQNNEMAQLLGEMRGNAQASGTQIRGVNVAGGPATADLPGGVRPIPISMTLAGTYGEVFRTLRAMETMNRFTTIDQLTLQSPEATSFNPELGGTLNMTVYTFDPSLAAPPTAPAPATGAPATDASGAAASDAATAPAAQGAAQ, encoded by the coding sequence ATGACCAAAACTCGCCTTGACCCCAAATACATCTTTTTTCTTGCCCTGGCCCTGTCGTTCCTGGTACTGGGCCTGTGGTACACCTTCCGCTATCAGGCCCGCCAGCAGGAAATCGCCACCCTGAAGACCGATATCGAAGCGGCCGAACTCAAGGTGTCGCAGTACCGCCAGGCCGAAGCCCGTCTGCCGGCCCTGCGTGAAGAAGTGGCCGGCCTGCGCCAGGAGCGTGCCGAGTTCGTGGCCGCGCTGCCCCAGAACAACGAGATGGCCCAGCTGCTGGGCGAGATGCGCGGCAATGCTCAGGCTTCCGGCACCCAGATTCGCGGCGTGAATGTGGCGGGCGGCCCAGCCACGGCCGACCTGCCCGGCGGCGTGCGGCCGATTCCCATCTCCATGACCCTGGCCGGCACCTACGGCGAGGTGTTCCGCACCCTGCGTGCCATGGAAACCATGAACCGCTTCACCACCATCGACCAGCTCACGCTGCAGTCGCCTGAAGCCACCAGCTTCAACCCGGAGCTGGGCGGCACCCTCAATATGACGGTCTATACCTTCGACCCCAGCCTGGCGGCGCCGCCCACCGCACCCGCTCCTGCAACCGGCGCCCCGGCCACCGACGCTTCCGGCGCTGCGGCCAGCGACGCGGCCACCGCGCCTGCTGCACAAGGAGCCGCCCAATGA
- a CDS encoding fimbrial assembly protein produces MVEVNLLPASQRRQGSGEGQGWLIAAAVTGLLSLATVAGMELYYASQVSGLRTDLERLNGEIAALQPAKTEFDKLQTEKTELEQVTNVARTLRDGKSYWSNDLAAFTAQLPAGGSVALDSLDMHTATQQSADMQQSGVEGGSVSREFTLTGTATTAQAVVDLLNAFESNPKFGIVFQGMQRKEPDNEASPYTFSASVGVAGAAPSTAGGTAPAGGGSAAAPASGAAPAPAAPAPAAPAPAAATPAAPASGGQM; encoded by the coding sequence GTGGTTGAAGTCAATCTTTTACCGGCCTCGCAGCGCCGACAGGGCAGCGGCGAGGGGCAGGGCTGGCTGATTGCCGCCGCGGTCACTGGCCTGCTCAGCCTGGCCACGGTGGCCGGCATGGAGCTGTACTACGCTTCGCAGGTCAGCGGGCTGAGGACCGACCTGGAACGCCTCAACGGCGAGATTGCCGCGCTGCAACCTGCCAAGACTGAATTCGACAAGTTGCAGACCGAAAAGACCGAGCTGGAACAGGTGACCAATGTGGCCCGCACGCTGCGCGACGGCAAAAGCTACTGGAGCAACGACCTGGCCGCCTTTACCGCGCAGCTGCCAGCCGGGGGAAGCGTGGCACTCGACAGCCTCGACATGCACACGGCCACGCAGCAGTCGGCCGATATGCAGCAAAGCGGTGTGGAAGGCGGCAGCGTTAGCCGGGAATTCACCCTGACCGGCACCGCCACCACGGCGCAGGCCGTCGTGGACCTGCTGAATGCCTTCGAGAGCAATCCCAAATTCGGCATCGTGTTCCAGGGCATGCAGCGCAAAGAACCGGACAACGAAGCCTCGCCGTACACCTTCTCGGCCAGTGTGGGGGTGGCCGGAGCGGCTCCCAGCACCGCCGGCGGCACGGCCCCGGCAGGCGGTGGCAGCGCCGCGGCCCCCGCCAGCGGCGCAGCTCCCGCTCCCGCTGCACCGGCCCCGGCAGCCCCCGCTCCGGCTGCGGCCACCCCGGCTGCCCCTGCCAGCGGAGGACAGATGTGA